A single region of the Calonectris borealis chromosome 21, bCalBor7.hap1.2, whole genome shotgun sequence genome encodes:
- the EEIG1 gene encoding early estrogen-induced gene 1 protein isoform X4 → MSANPATGLLDPCICRVSVRKELKGGKTYSKLGFADLNLAEFAGSGSTVRCCLLEGYDTKNTRQDNSILKVTIGMSLLSGDPCFKTPPSTAKSITIPGQDSTLQLTCKGEGTTSSSSSSSATIGSLRQTKPRTAILSSGVPEEPDQNLSSPEEVFHSGHSRNSSYASQQSKISGYSTEHSRSSSMSDLTHRRNTSTSSSASGGLSMTVECPEGERDHKLEKPPRPPRPALLLDRPSRRKKDSVESHPTRVDDTRIDADDIVEKIMQSQDFTDVSNTEDSNLRLFVSRDGTTTLSGIQLGNRVSSGVYEPVVIETH, encoded by the exons ATGAGTGCCAACCCAGCCACAGGACTCCTGGACCCCTGCATCTGCCGAGTATCTGTCCGTAAG GAGCTGAAGGGCGGAAAAACCTACTCAAAG CTGGGCTTTGCTGATCTAAATCTGGCAGAATTTGCGGGCTCTGGATCCACTGTCCGTTGCTGTTTGCTGGAAGGATATGATACTAAGAACACCCGACAGGACAACTCCATCCTAAAG GTCACAATCGGAATGTCCCTGCTCTCGGGGGACCCCTGCTTCAAAAC GCCTCCTTCCACCGCCAAATCCATCACCATACCAGGACAGGACTCTACCCTGCAGCTGACCTGTAAGGGCGAGGGAaccacaagcagcagcagcagcagttcagccACGATTGGCTCTCTGCGTCAGACCAAGCCAAGAACTGCCATTCTCAGCTCGG GTGTCCCAGAAGAACCGGACCAGAACCTGTCCAGCCCGGAGGAAGTCTTCCACTCGGGGCACTCGCGGAACTCCAGCTACGCCAGCCAGCAATCCAAGATCTCCG gttaCAGCACGGAGCACTCCCGTTCTTCTAGTATGTCCGACTTGACCCATCGCCGGAATACCTCCACCAGCAGCAGTGCGTCCGGAGGGCTGAGTATGACGGTGGAGTGTCCTGAGGGAGAGCGGGACCACAAACTAGAGAAGCCACCTCGCCCCCCCAGACCAGCCCTTCTGCTGGATAGACCCTCACG GAGGAAAAAGGATTCAGTGGAGAGTCACCCAACCCGAGTGGATGACACCAGAATCGATGCTGATGATATAGTGGAGAAAATAATGCAGAGTCAGGACTTCACAGATGTCAGCAATACCGAAG ACAGTAACCTGAGGTTGTTTGTGAGCAGAGACGGAACGACTACATTGAGTGGTATTCAGCTGGGAAACAG GGTCTCATCTGGAGTTTACGAGCCAGTGGTGATTGAAACCCACTAA
- the EEIG1 gene encoding early estrogen-induced gene 1 protein isoform X3 codes for MAFLMKKKKFKFQTSFTLEELTAVPFVNGVLFCKIRLLDGGDFASLSTREEVQENCVRWKKKFTFVCKMSANPATGLLDPCICRVSVRKELKGGKTYSKLGFADLNLAEFAGSGSTVRCCLLEGYDTKNTRQDNSILKVTIGMSLLSGDPCFKTPPSTAKSITIPGQDSTLQLTCKGEGTTSSSSSSSATIGSLRQTKPRTAILSSGYSTEHSRSSSMSDLTHRRNTSTSSSASGGLSMTVECPEGERDHKLEKPPRPPRPALLLDRPSRRKKDSVESHPTRVDDTRIDADDIVEKIMQSQDFTDVSNTEDSNLRLFVSRDGTTTLSGIQLGNRVSSGVYEPVVIETH; via the exons ATGGCTTTcctgatgaagaagaagaaattcaAGTTTCAGACAAGTTTCACTCTAGAAGAGCTGACTGCTGTCCCCTTTGTGAATGGGGTTCTGTTCTGCAAAATCAGGCTGCTGGATGGAGGAGACTTTGCTAGCTTATCTACCAG AGAGGAAGTTCAGGAAAACTGTGTCCgctggaaaaagaaattcacCTTTGTGTGTAAAATGAGTGCCAACCCAGCCACAGGACTCCTGGACCCCTGCATCTGCCGAGTATCTGTCCGTAAG GAGCTGAAGGGCGGAAAAACCTACTCAAAG CTGGGCTTTGCTGATCTAAATCTGGCAGAATTTGCGGGCTCTGGATCCACTGTCCGTTGCTGTTTGCTGGAAGGATATGATACTAAGAACACCCGACAGGACAACTCCATCCTAAAG GTCACAATCGGAATGTCCCTGCTCTCGGGGGACCCCTGCTTCAAAAC GCCTCCTTCCACCGCCAAATCCATCACCATACCAGGACAGGACTCTACCCTGCAGCTGACCTGTAAGGGCGAGGGAaccacaagcagcagcagcagcagttcagccACGATTGGCTCTCTGCGTCAGACCAAGCCAAGAACTGCCATTCTCAGCTCGG gttaCAGCACGGAGCACTCCCGTTCTTCTAGTATGTCCGACTTGACCCATCGCCGGAATACCTCCACCAGCAGCAGTGCGTCCGGAGGGCTGAGTATGACGGTGGAGTGTCCTGAGGGAGAGCGGGACCACAAACTAGAGAAGCCACCTCGCCCCCCCAGACCAGCCCTTCTGCTGGATAGACCCTCACG GAGGAAAAAGGATTCAGTGGAGAGTCACCCAACCCGAGTGGATGACACCAGAATCGATGCTGATGATATAGTGGAGAAAATAATGCAGAGTCAGGACTTCACAGATGTCAGCAATACCGAAG ACAGTAACCTGAGGTTGTTTGTGAGCAGAGACGGAACGACTACATTGAGTGGTATTCAGCTGGGAAACAG GGTCTCATCTGGAGTTTACGAGCCAGTGGTGATTGAAACCCACTAA
- the EEIG1 gene encoding early estrogen-induced gene 1 protein isoform X1 has product MAFLMKKKKFKFQTSFTLEELTAVPFVNGVLFCKIRLLDGGDFASLSTREEVQENCVRWKKKFTFVCKMSANPATGLLDPCICRVSVRKELKGGKTYSKLGFADLNLAEFAGSGSTVRCCLLEGYDTKNTRQDNSILKVTIGMSLLSGDPCFKTPPSTAKSITIPGQDSTLQLTCKGEGTTSSSSSSSATIGSLRQTKPRTAILSSGVPEEPDQNLSSPEEVFHSGHSRNSSYASQQSKISGYSTEHSRSSSMSDLTHRRNTSTSSSASGGLSMTVECPEGERDHKLEKPPRPPRPALLLDRPSRRKKDSVESHPTRVDDTRIDADDIVEKIMQSQDFTDVSNTEDSNLRLFVSRDGTTTLSGIQLGNRVSSGVYEPVVIETH; this is encoded by the exons ATGGCTTTcctgatgaagaagaagaaattcaAGTTTCAGACAAGTTTCACTCTAGAAGAGCTGACTGCTGTCCCCTTTGTGAATGGGGTTCTGTTCTGCAAAATCAGGCTGCTGGATGGAGGAGACTTTGCTAGCTTATCTACCAG AGAGGAAGTTCAGGAAAACTGTGTCCgctggaaaaagaaattcacCTTTGTGTGTAAAATGAGTGCCAACCCAGCCACAGGACTCCTGGACCCCTGCATCTGCCGAGTATCTGTCCGTAAG GAGCTGAAGGGCGGAAAAACCTACTCAAAG CTGGGCTTTGCTGATCTAAATCTGGCAGAATTTGCGGGCTCTGGATCCACTGTCCGTTGCTGTTTGCTGGAAGGATATGATACTAAGAACACCCGACAGGACAACTCCATCCTAAAG GTCACAATCGGAATGTCCCTGCTCTCGGGGGACCCCTGCTTCAAAAC GCCTCCTTCCACCGCCAAATCCATCACCATACCAGGACAGGACTCTACCCTGCAGCTGACCTGTAAGGGCGAGGGAaccacaagcagcagcagcagcagttcagccACGATTGGCTCTCTGCGTCAGACCAAGCCAAGAACTGCCATTCTCAGCTCGG GTGTCCCAGAAGAACCGGACCAGAACCTGTCCAGCCCGGAGGAAGTCTTCCACTCGGGGCACTCGCGGAACTCCAGCTACGCCAGCCAGCAATCCAAGATCTCCG gttaCAGCACGGAGCACTCCCGTTCTTCTAGTATGTCCGACTTGACCCATCGCCGGAATACCTCCACCAGCAGCAGTGCGTCCGGAGGGCTGAGTATGACGGTGGAGTGTCCTGAGGGAGAGCGGGACCACAAACTAGAGAAGCCACCTCGCCCCCCCAGACCAGCCCTTCTGCTGGATAGACCCTCACG GAGGAAAAAGGATTCAGTGGAGAGTCACCCAACCCGAGTGGATGACACCAGAATCGATGCTGATGATATAGTGGAGAAAATAATGCAGAGTCAGGACTTCACAGATGTCAGCAATACCGAAG ACAGTAACCTGAGGTTGTTTGTGAGCAGAGACGGAACGACTACATTGAGTGGTATTCAGCTGGGAAACAG GGTCTCATCTGGAGTTTACGAGCCAGTGGTGATTGAAACCCACTAA
- the EEIG1 gene encoding early estrogen-induced gene 1 protein isoform X2, with protein sequence MQSTVCCEQAGGLVLLEGEEVQENCVRWKKKFTFVCKMSANPATGLLDPCICRVSVRKELKGGKTYSKLGFADLNLAEFAGSGSTVRCCLLEGYDTKNTRQDNSILKVTIGMSLLSGDPCFKTPPSTAKSITIPGQDSTLQLTCKGEGTTSSSSSSSATIGSLRQTKPRTAILSSGVPEEPDQNLSSPEEVFHSGHSRNSSYASQQSKISGYSTEHSRSSSMSDLTHRRNTSTSSSASGGLSMTVECPEGERDHKLEKPPRPPRPALLLDRPSRRKKDSVESHPTRVDDTRIDADDIVEKIMQSQDFTDVSNTEDSNLRLFVSRDGTTTLSGIQLGNRVSSGVYEPVVIETH encoded by the exons ATGCAGAGCACCGTCTGCTGCGAGCAGGCAGGAGGATTAGTTCTGCTTGAAGG AGAGGAAGTTCAGGAAAACTGTGTCCgctggaaaaagaaattcacCTTTGTGTGTAAAATGAGTGCCAACCCAGCCACAGGACTCCTGGACCCCTGCATCTGCCGAGTATCTGTCCGTAAG GAGCTGAAGGGCGGAAAAACCTACTCAAAG CTGGGCTTTGCTGATCTAAATCTGGCAGAATTTGCGGGCTCTGGATCCACTGTCCGTTGCTGTTTGCTGGAAGGATATGATACTAAGAACACCCGACAGGACAACTCCATCCTAAAG GTCACAATCGGAATGTCCCTGCTCTCGGGGGACCCCTGCTTCAAAAC GCCTCCTTCCACCGCCAAATCCATCACCATACCAGGACAGGACTCTACCCTGCAGCTGACCTGTAAGGGCGAGGGAaccacaagcagcagcagcagcagttcagccACGATTGGCTCTCTGCGTCAGACCAAGCCAAGAACTGCCATTCTCAGCTCGG GTGTCCCAGAAGAACCGGACCAGAACCTGTCCAGCCCGGAGGAAGTCTTCCACTCGGGGCACTCGCGGAACTCCAGCTACGCCAGCCAGCAATCCAAGATCTCCG gttaCAGCACGGAGCACTCCCGTTCTTCTAGTATGTCCGACTTGACCCATCGCCGGAATACCTCCACCAGCAGCAGTGCGTCCGGAGGGCTGAGTATGACGGTGGAGTGTCCTGAGGGAGAGCGGGACCACAAACTAGAGAAGCCACCTCGCCCCCCCAGACCAGCCCTTCTGCTGGATAGACCCTCACG GAGGAAAAAGGATTCAGTGGAGAGTCACCCAACCCGAGTGGATGACACCAGAATCGATGCTGATGATATAGTGGAGAAAATAATGCAGAGTCAGGACTTCACAGATGTCAGCAATACCGAAG ACAGTAACCTGAGGTTGTTTGTGAGCAGAGACGGAACGACTACATTGAGTGGTATTCAGCTGGGAAACAG GGTCTCATCTGGAGTTTACGAGCCAGTGGTGATTGAAACCCACTAA
- the NAIF1 gene encoding nuclear apoptosis-inducing factor 1, whose translation MAMASPPAPPAKKRKMNFSEREVEIIVEELERGKHLLINHFNAGVPLAAKAAAWHDILRRVNAVATCHRELPEVKKKWSDLKTEVRRKVAQVRAAMEGGGESQNGNGNGPESEDPTGAATTPVILTPMQQRICNLLGEATIISLPSGDCSAGDGTEIPITASATTVTLTQIPAETTYHSLEDGVVEYCTTEAPTTVTAEAPLEMMAHQHEVSAKPQELKSRIALNSAKLLQEQRVTNLHVKEIAQHLEQQNDLLQMIRRSQEVQACAQERQAQAMEGTQAALSALIQVLRPMIKDFRRFLQSNTPSPSVTADSSQTGQQDGIIQ comes from the exons ATGGCCATGGCGTCGCCCCCGGCGCCCCCAGCCAAGAAGCGGAAGATGAACTTCTCGGAGCGGGAGGTGGAGATCAtcgtggaggagctggagcgaGGCAAGCACCTCCTCATCAACCACTTCAACGCGGGCGTGCCCCTGGCCGCCAAGGCCGCCGCCTGGCACGACATCCTGCGCCGCGTCAACGCCGTCGCCACCTGCCACCGCGAGCTGCCCGAGGTCAAGAAGAAATGGTCTGACCTCAAGACCGAGGTGCGACGCAAAGTGGCCCAAGTCCGGGCTGCCATGGAAGGGGGAGGTGAGAGCCAGAACGGCAACGGCAACGGGCCGGAGAGCGAAGACCCGACAGGTGCTGCGACCACCCCAGTTATCCTCACCCCCATGCAGCAACGCATCTGCAACCTGCTGGGAGAAGCCACCATCATAAGTTTGCCGAGTGGGGACTGCAGTGCAGGTGACGGGACCGAGATACCCATCACCGCATCCGCCACCACGGTCACCCTGACCCAGA TTCCTGCAGAGACAACCTACCACAGTCTGGAGGACGGAGTCGTGGAGTACTGCACAACAGAAGCCCCCACCACAGTCACTGCCGAAGCACCCTTGGAGATGATGGCGCATCAACACGAAGTGTCTGCGAAACCCCAGGAGCTGAAAAGCCGAATTGCTCTGAACTCAGCCAAGCTCTTGCAGGAGCAGCGAGTGACCAACTTGCACGTGAAGGAGAttgcccagcacctggagcagcAGAATGACTTGCTTCAGATGATTCGTCGCTCTCAGGAGGTGCAGGCATGCGCCCAGGAGCGACAGGCACAAGCCATGGAAGGAACACAGGCGGCACTGAGTGCCCTCATCCAGGTCCTCCGCCCCATGATTAAGGACTTCCGTCGATTTTTGCAGAGCAATACACCCAGTCCGTCGGTCACCGCTGACTCCAGCCAGACAGGGCAGCAAGATGGCATTATCCAGTGA